In Pseudonocardia cypriaca, a single genomic region encodes these proteins:
- a CDS encoding Mov34/MPN/PAD-1 family protein, producing MLVIRADLVDEIVAHARRDHPDEACGVIAGPEGSDRPERFIPMLNAARSPTFYEFDSGDLLRLYRDMDSRGEVPVVIYHSHTATEAYPSRTDISYASEPEAHYVLVSTREPATHEFRSFRIVDGVVTEEDVEVVESYMFSHTGADDVPDHA from the coding sequence GTGCTGGTGATCCGAGCCGATCTCGTGGACGAGATCGTGGCCCACGCCCGCCGGGACCACCCCGACGAGGCGTGCGGGGTCATCGCCGGTCCCGAGGGATCGGACCGGCCGGAGCGCTTCATCCCGATGCTCAACGCTGCCCGCTCGCCCACGTTCTACGAGTTCGACTCGGGCGACCTGCTGCGGCTCTACCGCGACATGGACTCGCGTGGCGAGGTGCCCGTGGTGATCTACCACTCGCACACGGCAACGGAGGCCTACCCGTCGCGCACCGACATCTCATACGCCTCCGAACCGGAGGCGCATTACGTGCTCGTGTCGACGCGCGAGCCCGCCACGCACGAGTTCCGGTCGTTCCGGATCGTGGACGGTGTGGTCACCGAGGAAGACGTCGAGGTCGTGGAGAGTTACATGTTCTCGCACACGGGCGCTGACGACGTCCCGGACCACGCCTGA
- a CDS encoding PLP-dependent cysteine synthase family protein, producing MARYDSLLQAVGDTPLVGLPSLSPAPHVRLWAKLEDRNPTGSIKDRPALAMIEKAEADGLLEPGCTVLEPTSGNTGISLAMACKLKGYQLVCVMPENTSLERRQLLEMYGARIISSPAAGGSNQAVAMAKELAAEHPDWVMLYQYGNPANADAHYRTTGPEILRDLPTVTHFVAGLGTTGTLVGTGRYLREHKPDIQIVAAEPRYGELVYGLRNLDEGFVPELYDPEVLTARYSVGSRDALRRTRQLVEQEGIFAGISSGGILHAALAVAEKAAGAGESADIVIIIADGGWKYLSTGAYAGELDEAAEGIDGHLWA from the coding sequence ATGGCACGGTACGACTCCCTGCTGCAAGCGGTCGGCGACACCCCGCTGGTCGGCCTGCCGTCGCTGTCGCCCGCTCCGCACGTGCGGCTGTGGGCGAAGCTGGAGGACCGCAACCCCACCGGCTCGATCAAGGACCGGCCCGCCCTCGCGATGATCGAGAAGGCCGAGGCGGACGGGCTGCTGGAGCCCGGCTGCACCGTGCTGGAGCCGACCTCCGGCAACACCGGCATCTCGCTCGCGATGGCCTGCAAGCTCAAGGGCTACCAGCTGGTCTGCGTGATGCCGGAGAACACGTCGCTCGAACGGCGCCAGCTGCTCGAGATGTACGGCGCGCGGATCATCTCCTCGCCCGCGGCCGGCGGCTCCAACCAGGCCGTCGCGATGGCGAAGGAGCTGGCGGCCGAGCACCCGGACTGGGTGATGCTCTACCAGTACGGCAACCCCGCCAACGCCGACGCGCACTACCGCACCACCGGCCCGGAGATCCTGCGCGACCTGCCGACGGTCACCCACTTCGTCGCCGGGCTCGGCACCACCGGCACGCTCGTCGGCACCGGCCGCTACCTGCGCGAGCACAAGCCGGACATCCAGATCGTCGCGGCCGAGCCGCGCTACGGCGAGCTGGTGTACGGCCTGCGCAACCTCGACGAGGGCTTCGTCCCGGAGCTGTACGACCCCGAGGTGCTCACCGCCCGCTACTCCGTCGGCAGCCGCGACGCCCTGCGCCGCACCCGCCAGCTCGTGGAGCAGGAGGGCATCTTCGCCGGCATCTCCAGCGGCGGGATCCTGCACGCCGCGCTCGCCGTCGCGGAGAAGGCGGCGGGGGCGGGGGAGAGCGCCGACATCGTGATCATCATCGCGGACGGAGGGTGGAAGTACCTGTCCACCGGCGCCTACGCGGGTGAGCTCGACGAGGCGGCCGAGGGGATCGACGGACACCTCTGGGCGTGA
- the murI gene encoding glutamate racemase has product MPPGPDAPIGIFDSGVGGLTVARSVIDQLPAEQVVYVGDTAHGPYGPLRIADVRRHALAVGDALMEQGVKALVVACNTATAACLPDIRERYPVPVVEVLRPAVRRAVATTRSGRIGVIGTSATIASGAYQDAFAAAPGAEVTAVACPRFVDFVERGMTSGRQVLGLAQSYLEPLQRARIDTLVLGCTHYPLLAGVLQIVAGPDVTLVSSADETAKDVVRVLMEHDLARDPAGPPPAAHRFLATGDPEPFRRLGRRFLGPEIGAVAGLHTLPTSGAFVGT; this is encoded by the coding sequence GTGCCCCCCGGTCCCGACGCCCCGATCGGCATCTTCGACTCCGGCGTCGGTGGCCTCACCGTGGCGAGGTCGGTGATCGACCAGCTGCCCGCCGAGCAGGTCGTGTACGTCGGTGACACCGCGCACGGGCCGTACGGGCCGCTGCGGATCGCCGACGTGCGCCGGCACGCGCTGGCCGTCGGTGACGCGCTCATGGAACAGGGCGTCAAGGCGCTCGTCGTCGCCTGCAACACCGCCACCGCGGCGTGCCTGCCCGACATCCGGGAGCGCTACCCGGTGCCGGTCGTGGAGGTGCTGCGGCCGGCGGTGCGCCGGGCCGTCGCCACCACCCGCAGCGGGCGGATCGGCGTGATCGGCACCAGCGCGACGATCGCATCGGGCGCCTACCAGGACGCCTTCGCCGCCGCGCCCGGCGCGGAGGTCACGGCAGTCGCGTGCCCGCGGTTCGTCGACTTCGTCGAGCGCGGCATGACCAGCGGCCGCCAGGTGCTCGGGCTCGCGCAGAGCTACCTGGAGCCGCTGCAGCGGGCGCGGATCGACACGCTGGTGCTCGGCTGCACGCACTACCCGCTGCTCGCAGGCGTGCTCCAGATCGTGGCCGGGCCGGACGTCACGCTCGTCTCCAGCGCGGACGAGACGGCCAAGGACGTCGTGCGCGTGCTCATGGAGCACGACCTCGCCCGCGACCCCGCCGGCCCGCCGCCCGCTGCACACCGCTTCCTCGCCACGGGCGACCCGGAGCCGTTCCGCCGACTGGGCCGCCGCTTCCTGGGTCCCGAGATCGGCGCGGTCGCAGGCCTCCACACCCTTCCGACGAGCGGCGCGTTCGTCGGAACCTAG
- a CDS encoding MoaD/ThiS family protein, with translation MAVTVSIPTILRTHTGGEKAVEAKGSTVAEVIDDLDSRHSGIAKRLVNNGNLHRFVNIYVDDEDVRFAGGLEAPVGENSTVTILPAVAGGMR, from the coding sequence ATGGCCGTCACCGTGTCCATCCCGACCATCCTGCGCACCCACACCGGCGGCGAGAAGGCCGTCGAGGCGAAGGGGAGCACCGTCGCCGAGGTGATCGACGACCTCGACTCCCGCCACAGCGGCATCGCCAAGCGCCTGGTGAACAACGGGAACCTGCACCGCTTCGTCAACATCTACGTCGACGACGAGGACGTCCGCTTCGCCGGCGGGCTCGAGGCGCCGGTGGGGGAGAACTCCACCGTCACGATCCTGCCCGCGGTCGCCGGCGGCATGCGCTAG
- a CDS encoding rhomboid family intramembrane serine protease, translating into MAAPAPAPRRTARVLPRNPVTSALFMLLFTAGLYVVEAFDVVSGHVLDRNYGIEPLEADGLDGVLFAPLLHADWGHLAANTVPFLVLGFLAMAGGVRQFVVVTAMIWILGGLGVWLTGGYGSGFHIGASGLIFGWLVFLLTRGFFARSGLQILMAVGLFLVWGGILFGVLPGQPGISWQAHLFGALAGLLAARLAARADRRAVRGA; encoded by the coding sequence ATGGCCGCCCCTGCGCCCGCCCCCCGCCGGACCGCCCGCGTGCTGCCGCGCAACCCGGTCACCTCGGCACTGTTCATGCTGCTGTTCACGGCCGGGCTGTACGTCGTCGAGGCGTTCGACGTCGTCAGCGGCCACGTGCTCGATCGGAACTACGGCATCGAGCCGCTCGAGGCCGACGGGCTCGACGGCGTGCTGTTCGCCCCGCTGCTGCACGCCGACTGGGGCCACCTGGCCGCCAACACGGTGCCGTTCCTCGTGCTCGGGTTCCTGGCCATGGCCGGAGGTGTCCGGCAGTTCGTGGTGGTGACCGCCATGATCTGGATCCTGGGCGGGCTCGGGGTGTGGCTCACCGGCGGCTACGGCTCCGGCTTCCACATCGGGGCCTCCGGGTTGATCTTCGGCTGGCTGGTCTTCCTGCTCACGCGCGGCTTCTTCGCCCGCAGCGGCCTGCAGATCCTCATGGCGGTGGGGCTCTTCCTCGTGTGGGGCGGGATCCTGTTCGGCGTGCTGCCCGGGCAGCCGGGCATCTCGTGGCAGGCCCACCTGTTCGGCGCGCTCGCCGGGCTGCTGGCGGCCCGGCTCGCCGCCCGCGCCGACCGTCGCGCGGTGCGCGGCGCCTAA